Below is a genomic region from Acetobacter ghanensis.
CCAGCCGCCAGCGTGGTAGCCAGACCGTGCACACGGCGGCCAATGGCCTTAAGCCCTTCTGGCCCGTGATACACGGCATACATGCCCGCAATAACGGCCAGCAGCACCTGTGCGGTGCAGATGTTGGAGGTCGCTTTCTCTCGCCGGATGTGCTGCTCGCGCGTTTGCAGGGCAAGGCGGTAGGCCGGGCGGCCCTCGCTATCGACCGAAACACCAACAAGGCGGCCGGGCATGCTGCGTTTGTAGGCATCCCGCACAGCCATGTAGGCTGCGTGTGGGCCACCAAAACCCATGGGAATGCCAAACCGCTGGGTGGAACCAATGGCAATGTCCGCCCCCAGCTCACCCGGTGCAGCCAGCAGGGTCAGGGCCAGCGGGTCCGCCGCCATAACGGCAATGCCGCCTGCTGCGTGCAGGGCATCCACCAGCGCGCGCGGGTCAATGATCTGCCCCGACGAACCGGGATACTGGAACAGCGCACCAAACACGTCCGCTGCGTTCATATCCGTTGCGGGGTTACCCACCTGAATGGCAAAGCCCATAGGTTCCGCACGGGTTTTGAGCACGGCAATGGTCTGGGGGTGGCAGTCCGCATCCACAAAGAATGTGTTGGAAGCAGACTTGGCAACCCGTTTGGCCAGCGCCATGGCCTCGGCCGCTGCCGTGGCTTCGTCCAGCAGGGAGGCATTGGCAATGTCCAGCCCTGTCAGTTCGATAATCATGGTCTGGAAGTTAAGCAGCGCCTCCAGACGACCCTGACTAATTTCCGGCTGGTAGGGCGTATAGGCCGTGTACCATGCCGGGTTTTCCAGAATATTGCGCTGGATAACAGCGGGCAGCACAGTGCCGTAATACCCCTGCCCGATCAGGCTGGTGAGCACCTGGTTCTGCCCTGCCAGTTCGCGCAGGCGGTCCAGCACTTCTGTTTCGGTCCAGCCGTCCCCCAGCCCAAGCGGCCTGCCTACGCGAATGGCGGCGGGCAGGGTCTGGTCTGTCAGCTCATCAAGGGAGCTGGCACCCACCGTGTGCAACATGGCGGCCTGCTCGTCTGGCGTGGGGCCAATATGCCGGGCGGCAAAGGCGGCGCCATCGGCCTTGAGCCCTGCAAAAGCGGGCAGGTTTTCAACTTGGGAGAACATGCGGGAACGATCCTGATCAGGCGGTAGAGCGCAAAACAACAGGGAATGACCCGCACCCCCGGCCCACACCACAGCGCGTGCGGGCCAGCAGGTTAGAGGCTGTGCGGGTCAGGCGTAATGAATTAACCCAAAAACGCGGCGTAGGCAGCGGCATCCATCAGGCCATCGAGCTGTGCGGGGTTGCTCAGACGGAATTTGACAATCCAGCCAGCACCCTGCGGGTCGGAGCTGACAACGGACGGGTCATCGCTCAGGGCGGCGTTGCCTTCCACAACTTCTCCATCCACGGGGGCGTAAATGTCGGACGCGGCCTTAACCGATTCCACCACAGCCACGGCCTCACCCGCTTTGACCTGCGTGCCCGCTGGCTTGGTTTCCACAAAAACCAGCTCGCCCAGCTCATCCGCTGCGTGCTGGGTAATGCCGACCACGGCGGTTTCACCATCCACGCGCAGCCATTCATGCTCGGTCGTAAAATACAGGGTCATGCCTCATACTCCGTAAGGCTCCACGGCGGAGCCTGTTTAAAAAACGTGTTCAATCTGAAAAAAGAAAAACTCAGCGCTTGAAGCGGGCAGGCACCAGCGGCAGGGCGGCCACGCGGGTCGCAACCGCACGTGCGCGGAGTTCGGCCGTCAGAGCCGTGCCGGTTGCGGCGTGCGGCGTGGCCACATAGCCCATGGCCACCGGGGCTTCCACCGTGGGGCCAAACGCGCCGGATGTAACCTCGCCCACCCGGTCCGCCATTGCGGCATCGGCAAAAAGCGGTGCGCCGTGGCGAACAGGAGCGCGGCCTTCTGGCAGCAGGCCCACGCGGCGGCGGGTTACACCGTTTTCAAGCTGATCGAGAATAATGTCGGCACCGGGGAAGCCGCCAGCCCGTGCGCCACCCGTGCGGCGGGACTTCTGAATGGACCACTCAAGGGCCGCTTCCACGGGGGTTGTGGTTTCATCAATATCGGAGCCGTACAGGCACAGGCCTGCTTCCAGCCGCAGGCTGTCCCGCGCGCCAAGGCCGATCAGTTTAACCTGCTGATGCTGGAGCAACTGGCGGGCCACGCGGTCCGCATCCTTGGCGGAGAGCGAGATTTCAAACCCGTCTTCCCCCGTATAGCCCGAGCGTGAGACAATGCAGCGCGCACCGTCAATTTCGAGCATACACACATCCATAAAGCGCATGGACGAGGCATCGGCATCAAAGCTGCTCAACACACCTTCCGCATCCGGGCCTTGCAGGGCCAGCAGGGCGCGGTCTTCCAGCTGTTCGACCAGACAGTCGCCCAGATTGTCCTGCATATGGGCAAAGTCGGCCTGTTTGCAGGCTGCGTTGACCACCAGCAGCAGGCAGTCCTCCTGCCGGATGACCATAAGGTCGTCCAGAATACCGCCCGATGTGTTAGTGAACTGCGTATAACGCTGCCGACCGGGCTTGAGCGCCACAATATCGGCTGGCACCAGCCGCTCCAGCGCACGGGCTGCATCTTCCACATTGCCAGAGCGGGCGCGAATACGCACCTGCCCCATGTGGGACACATCAAACAGCCCGACATGCGCACGAACATGGCGATGCTCGGCCATAATACCATCTGCATACTGCAATGGCATGGCATAGCCCGCGAACGGCACCATTTTGGCGCCAAAATCCTCGTGCAAGGTATAAAGGGGAGTATGAAGGAGAGAAGAATCGGTGCCCATGCACGCCGCCTTACAAAAAAGGCCCAAACCCCACATGCACCCGGCCAGAGCGGCAAGGCAAGAACACGGAGCTTCGGACCGGACCGTCCGCTGCCCCTTCTGTGCTTTTGCCTGAGATCGCTATCCCGTCGGCGGGTGCGAGCGCACCTCTCTCCAGAAGTTTTAAAGCGCAGGGTCCTTTTGCCTGAGAGTTTCCGGGGCGGTTGCTCCTTCGGCGCCAGCTTTTAACGGCTGGTCTCTCCCTCTACGCGGCTGCGACCGTGACATTATTTCTCTTGCGAGTCAATCACGGTCGCGGTTTGGCTTACGCCTTGGCGGTTGGCAGATGTTTGGCAATGTAGGGCGGAAGGTTAAAGGACCCTACGTGGATTTCTGGCGTCCAGTACTGGGTTTTTCCCAAAATACCCGCCTGTTCCGCACGGGCGCGCACTACGGCCACATCCTGCCCGGCGGGGTTAGCCCCCTTGGAGGCAATACCCAGCGTCATAAACCCGCCAACATAGGTTGGCACGGCCGCCACATAGGCAGACACATGGGGGAAGTATTTGGCCCGACGCTCACTGGTTTCAAACAGTTCATCCGCCTGCATGAAGGGCACGCCGCACTGGTTGACAATCAGCCCCTCCGCGCTCAGCACGCGGGCACAGTGTTCGTAAAAACTGTCGGTAAACAGGACTTCGCCCACGCCAATGGGGTCTGTGCTGTCCACAATAATCACGTCAAAGGAGCCATCAGCCGCTTTGGCGACGTAGTCGATCCCATCGCCCACAATTACTTCGGCCCGCGGGTTGGTCCACGCATCGCCTGCAATGGAGGGCAGGTGCTGCTTGGAAAGTTCGATGACCGCGCCATCAATTTCCACCATCACGGCCTTTTCCACGCCGGGGTGTTCCAGCACGCGGCGCAGCACACCGCCATCCCCTGCGCCAATAATCAGCACATTGCGGGGGGCCTTGTGCGTAAACAGCGGCACGTGGGTTAGCATTTCCTGATAAACGAACTCATCGCGCTCGGTAATCTGCACCACGCCATCCAGCAGCAGGACACGACCGTGAGAATCGCTTTCAAATACAACAATATCCTGAAACGCGCTGCGGGTGCGCGCCAGTTCCTTAACAACACGGAAGCGCTGGCCCCAGTTGTCGTACAGGGTTTCTTCAATCCAGTTTTCAGCCATGACAGCCATCCTTGCAATGCACGGTACGACCGCCCTGCCCAGAGCCTGAGCAAGGCGACCGTTCTAATACCGAAGGAATGTTCAACGCAGTGCGTGCAGAGCTTAGCTCTGCACGCGGCCGCGGCGTTCTTCGCTCACATCCAGTTGCTCGGCCTGAAACAGGCGCTGCATGACCGGAATGGCCAGATGCGGGTCACAGGCCCCACACATAAAGATATCCACCGCCGCAAAGTTGCGCTCGGGCCATGTGTGGATGGAAATATGGCTTTCCGCCAGCACCACAACACCAGACACACCGCCATTGGGTGTAAAATGGTGGAAATGGCTGTGCAGAATTGTAGCCCCTGCCGCCAGAGCAGCCTCACACAGGGTGCTGTCGATCTTTGCGGGGTCGTCCAGATTAGTGGCACCCCACATGTCAACCAGCAGGTGTGTCCCTGCAAATTTTTCGCCGTCTTTTTCGACGAAATAATCTTTACGGTCTTCATCTTCGAATGAGACCGGAACAGAAATTGCCTGGTTATTGCTCGGGAGTTCCGAGACCATCCCCAGTTGAGCAAGTGCGTTCATTGACGTACCCCCAAACCAGTAGACGGCCTGTTGGGCGAAATTAATCGCCCCCTTGGGCCAAGAGCGCGCTAACTAGGGCTTTTTGGCCCTTGGGTGCAAGCACTATTTTGGGTCTTTAACAGATTTGTCAAACTGCGTTGGCACGCGCACCACACCCAAAGACACCACCGGCGCTTTTTGCACCCGCCTAAGAAGGGCCGCAAACAGCGCCTGCCGTTCCGCCCCAAGGGGCCGCCCACCCACCCAAGCCTGTAGGCTGCGCACGGTGGCGGCATCGCCCGCAGCCGTGGCGTCCGAGGCTAGCCGAATCACCAGATCGCGCTGCTCTGTGGTCAATTCCCCCTTTTCCGGCAGGGTGCGGCTGGCAAGGCGCCCCACAACCAGCACAGCGTCTGCCCATTGCTGGTCCTGCTCATACAGCGCTCCCCGCACAGACAGGCCGGTATCCGACTCATCATCCGCCAGAAGTGCCTGCGCGCCCTCCCTATTGCCATTGGCGGCGGCCAGCCGGGCCTCATCATACCTGCGGCGGGCGGCAAGGTCGTCGGGCAGGTTTGGCAGGGCGCTGCGCTCAAGGGCACGCAGGGCAAGCGGGCGCTGGTTACTTTCCAGCGCGGCCTGTGCAAGCTGTTCTTCAATATCCGCCCGCATCAGCGGTTCTATGGCCAGCACATCAGCCTGTTGCAGCACGGGCACCGCCTGCGCCGCCTGCCCTAGCGCCAAAAACTGCCGCCCAAGCCCGGCCAGCAGCTTGGCCTTGAGCGGGTCATCGGGCAGGTGCCCCATATTGGCGCGCGCCAGCGCAAGCTGTTGACCCTTGGCCAGTGTGGGCACCACCTCCGCGTTACGCCCCCTCCGCGCTGGTGTGGTGCGGCCTGTGCGGTTATTGCGCCCCGCCCCACTGGCTACCGCGCTGTTTGCCGCCCCATGCGGGGCGCCAAAAATAAGCCCCGACAGCACAGTGCGCCATGCCTGTGCCAGCTTATCCTGCGGGACCATGGCGGATGCACCAACCCCACCCAACACGCTCACCGCCCGCACCGGCTGCCCCGCCTGCGCCAGAGCCTGCGCATAGGCCACACGTAATGCCGCCACAAAACCGGCCTGCGCCTGCGCGGCCAGTGGGTCGTTGGTATTATGGCTGGTGGCCCGGCCGCCCTCCACCGTTTGTGCGGTAAGCAGTTGGGCGTAGGCCTCTGCCGCCATATCCGGCCCGATCTGGTCATGCGCAAGCAGGAACCCCACCAGTTGCGCACGGGCTTGATCGGCCATGTGGTCATCCCCCGATGCGGTCAGATTCTCCAACGCCACACGCGCTGTTTCCTCCTGCC
It encodes:
- the gcvH gene encoding glycine cleavage system protein GcvH produces the protein MTLYFTTEHEWLRVDGETAVVGITQHAADELGELVFVETKPAGTQVKAGEAVAVVESVKAASDIYAPVDGEVVEGNAALSDDPSVVSSDPQGAGWIVKFRLSNPAQLDGLMDAAAYAAFLG
- the gcvT gene encoding glycine cleavage system aminomethyltransferase GcvT, producing the protein MGTDSSLLHTPLYTLHEDFGAKMVPFAGYAMPLQYADGIMAEHRHVRAHVGLFDVSHMGQVRIRARSGNVEDAARALERLVPADIVALKPGRQRYTQFTNTSGGILDDLMVIRQEDCLLLVVNAACKQADFAHMQDNLGDCLVEQLEDRALLALQGPDAEGVLSSFDADASSMRFMDVCMLEIDGARCIVSRSGYTGEDGFEISLSAKDADRVARQLLQHQQVKLIGLGARDSLRLEAGLCLYGSDIDETTTPVEAALEWSIQKSRRTGGARAGGFPGADIILDQLENGVTRRRVGLLPEGRAPVRHGAPLFADAAMADRVGEVTSGAFGPTVEAPVAMGYVATPHAATGTALTAELRARAVATRVAALPLVPARFKR
- the speE gene encoding polyamine aminopropyltransferase; the encoded protein is MAENWIEETLYDNWGQRFRVVKELARTRSAFQDIVVFESDSHGRVLLLDGVVQITERDEFVYQEMLTHVPLFTHKAPRNVLIIGAGDGGVLRRVLEHPGVEKAVMVEIDGAVIELSKQHLPSIAGDAWTNPRAEVIVGDGIDYVAKAADGSFDVIIVDSTDPIGVGEVLFTDSFYEHCARVLSAEGLIVNQCGVPFMQADELFETSERRAKYFPHVSAYVAAVPTYVGGFMTLGIASKGANPAGQDVAVVRARAEQAGILGKTQYWTPEIHVGSFNLPPYIAKHLPTAKA
- the speD gene encoding adenosylmethionine decarboxylase; translated protein: MNALAQLGMVSELPSNNQAISVPVSFEDEDRKDYFVEKDGEKFAGTHLLVDMWGATNLDDPAKIDSTLCEAALAAGATILHSHFHHFTPNGGVSGVVVLAESHISIHTWPERNFAAVDIFMCGACDPHLAIPVMQRLFQAEQLDVSEERRGRVQS
- a CDS encoding tetratricopeptide repeat protein: ADSLPTSVLLARGYARLEQYPAPVRAWLLPAVTQYLAQFGGMDERAVLGTLPDDPAYNLDRIVVQARSGQEETARVALENLTASGDDHMADQARAQLVGFLLAHDQIGPDMAAEAYAQLLTAQTVEGGRATSHNTNDPLAAQAQAGFVAALRVAYAQALAQAGQPVRAVSVLGGVGASAMVPQDKLAQAWRTVLSGLIFGAPHGAANSAVASGAGRNNRTGRTTPARRGRNAEVVPTLAKGQQLALARANMGHLPDDPLKAKLLAGLGRQFLALGQAAQAVPVLQQADVLAIEPLMRADIEEQLAQAALESNQRPLALRALERSALPNLPDDLAARRRYDEARLAAANGNREGAQALLADDESDTGLSVRGALYEQDQQWADAVLVVGRLASRTLPEKGELTTEQRDLVIRLASDATAAGDAATVRSLQAWVGGRPLGAERQALFAALLRRVQKAPVVSLGVVRVPTQFDKSVKDPK